One window of Lytechinus variegatus isolate NC3 chromosome 2, Lvar_3.0, whole genome shotgun sequence genomic DNA carries:
- the LOC121409211 gene encoding LYR motif-containing protein 9-like → MLFDDAMSGTRITAESVKSARQLYRYLMRTCEELPEKPMQDHYKHYVRQGFHSHSDETDPERLNQIIEKAIEDSKWILEKYKK, encoded by the exons ATGTTATTTGATGATGCGATGTCTGGCACCAGAATTACAGCGGAATCTGTTAAATCAGCTCGTCAACTGTATCGTTATTTGATGAGAACATGCGAAGAGCTTCCGGAGAAGCCTATGCAAGATCACTACAAACATTATGTTCGACAG GGTTTTCATAGTCATTCAGATGAAACAGACCCAGAGAGGCTGAATCAGATAATAGAGAAGGCCATCGAAGACTCAAAATGGATTTtagaaaag